The Beijerinckiaceae bacterium genome has a window encoding:
- a CDS encoding two-component sensor histidine kinase, with translation MHWRWRQGKAGLAQRGGSVAAGLCLGFPMASPAAAQNLDKSRFVAGLCDHAGVVGLALIAGLILISMVAALLYLSAQHSRIQREAEGHLELSELREKLDRAKLFLRAETQTIISWVGSREEPEIEGDLGLVADRSNPGQVLVFGSWLAPETAQTVEGSVASLRARGESFRFTVTNLNGRHFEIEGRPVSGLAVLRIRDVSSDRLEVIRLQELQARASQELNALRAMLDAIPNPAWVRDGENRLSWVNAAYARAVEAKDPNGAVTGGIELIESEARQASEGTRANGKVWRGRAPAVVAGERRMLEIVDAPADFGSVGMAADVSEIEFMRAALDRQMQAHARTLDQLSTGVAIFDGAKQLVFHNAAYRQLWALDQVWLDQKPTDSEILDRLRAARLLPEQADFRAWKEGLLTVYQSIETDDQVWFLPDGRTLRTVISPNPQGGVTYLFDDVTERYHLVSQFNASVRVQSETLDALKEGVAVFGSDGRLKLFNPAFANMWTLNPSDLDNRPHIDRVALICAPLFADQEAWDALRAVVAGLPDRRIGFERRLARLDGSVLDCAAAPLPDGATLLTFIDMTASVNVERALIERNQALIDAEKLRNDFVHHVSYELRSPLTNIIGFIQLLDDPSIGPLNDKQREYAGYVKSSSSALLAIINDILDLASIDADAMELSCEEIDIAQTMKAAAEGVQDRLTDSSLDLHVAITEGIGSLVADGKRIRQILFNLLSNAIGFSAPGQTIDLAATRQNGEILFRVSDKGRGIPPEIVEHVFDRFKTHTTGTRHRGVGLGLSIVRSFVELHGGRVEIDTAPGEGTTVTCIFPAQDAKLN, from the coding sequence ATGCATTGGCGTTGGCGCCAAGGGAAGGCGGGATTGGCGCAGCGCGGGGGCAGCGTTGCCGCCGGACTTTGCCTCGGTTTCCCGATGGCCTCGCCCGCCGCCGCTCAGAACCTCGACAAAAGCCGGTTTGTTGCCGGTCTGTGCGACCATGCGGGTGTGGTCGGCTTGGCCTTGATCGCCGGGCTCATTCTTATTTCGATGGTCGCCGCACTTTTGTATCTTTCGGCCCAGCACAGCAGGATTCAACGAGAGGCAGAGGGCCATCTTGAGCTTTCCGAACTGCGCGAAAAGCTCGACCGCGCCAAGCTGTTTCTTAGGGCAGAAACGCAGACCATCATAAGCTGGGTGGGCTCGCGGGAGGAGCCCGAAATAGAAGGCGATCTCGGGCTTGTCGCGGATAGATCGAATCCGGGACAAGTACTCGTCTTTGGATCCTGGTTGGCGCCGGAGACTGCGCAAACCGTCGAGGGCTCCGTCGCAAGCCTGCGCGCCCGGGGAGAATCGTTCCGCTTTACTGTGACCAACCTCAACGGGCGGCATTTCGAAATTGAAGGGCGACCCGTGAGCGGCCTCGCCGTCCTGCGGATCCGCGACGTATCGAGCGATCGCCTCGAGGTCATCCGTCTTCAGGAGCTTCAGGCGCGCGCCAGCCAGGAACTCAATGCCTTGCGGGCAATGCTCGACGCGATCCCCAATCCGGCGTGGGTTCGGGACGGTGAGAACAGGCTGAGCTGGGTCAACGCCGCTTATGCCCGCGCGGTCGAGGCCAAGGACCCAAATGGCGCCGTTACGGGCGGCATCGAACTGATCGAAAGCGAAGCCCGCCAGGCAAGCGAGGGGACGCGCGCCAATGGCAAGGTCTGGCGGGGACGCGCACCGGCCGTCGTCGCCGGGGAACGCCGGATGCTCGAAATCGTCGACGCCCCAGCGGATTTCGGTTCGGTCGGAATGGCCGCAGATGTGTCCGAAATCGAATTCATGCGCGCGGCTCTCGATCGCCAGATGCAGGCGCATGCCCGCACACTCGACCAGCTTTCGACGGGGGTTGCCATATTCGATGGCGCCAAACAGCTGGTTTTCCACAATGCCGCCTACCGTCAGCTTTGGGCGCTTGATCAAGTCTGGCTCGACCAAAAGCCGACCGATTCGGAGATTCTCGACCGGCTTAGGGCTGCGCGGCTGTTGCCCGAACAGGCGGACTTCCGGGCCTGGAAAGAAGGTCTCCTGACTGTCTACCAATCGATCGAAACCGACGATCAGGTCTGGTTTTTGCCGGACGGGCGGACGCTGCGCACGGTCATCAGCCCCAATCCACAAGGTGGGGTGACCTATCTCTTCGACGATGTCACCGAGCGGTATCACCTCGTTTCGCAGTTCAATGCCTCGGTCAGGGTGCAGAGCGAAACCCTCGACGCCTTGAAGGAAGGGGTCGCTGTGTTCGGCAGCGACGGCCGTCTCAAATTGTTCAACCCCGCCTTCGCGAACATGTGGACGCTCAATCCCAGCGATCTCGACAACCGGCCGCATATTGATCGCGTGGCCCTGATCTGTGCCCCCCTATTCGCCGATCAGGAGGCTTGGGATGCGCTGCGCGCGGTCGTCGCCGGCTTGCCGGACAGACGGATCGGTTTCGAACGCCGGCTGGCACGCTTGGACGGGTCCGTGCTCGATTGCGCGGCGGCGCCGCTTCCCGATGGCGCCACGCTTCTAACGTTCATTGACATGACCGCGAGCGTCAATGTCGAACGCGCGCTGATCGAACGCAACCAGGCCCTCATCGACGCTGAAAAACTGCGCAATGATTTCGTCCATCATGTTTCCTACGAGTTGCGTTCGCCTCTCACCAATATCATCGGCTTCATCCAGCTTCTGGATGATCCGTCGATTGGCCCGCTCAACGACAAGCAACGCGAATATGCCGGCTATGTGAAGAGTTCCTCTTCGGCGCTATTGGCCATCATCAATGATATTCTTGATCTTGCCTCGATCGACGCGGATGCGATGGAGCTTTCGTGCGAGGAAATCGATATTGCGCAGACCATGAAGGCCGCGGCGGAAGGCGTCCAGGACAGGCTCACCGATTCCTCTCTCGACCTTCACGTCGCGATCACGGAGGGCATCGGCTCGCTGGTTGCCGACGGCAAGAGAATCCGCCAAATCCTTTTTAACTTGCTTTCAAACGCCATCGGCTTTTCGGCGCCTGGCCAAACCATCGATCTTGCCGCAACGCGTCAAAATGGGGAAATCCTCTTCAGGGTCAGCGACAAGGGCCGCGGCATTCCCCCGGAGATCGTCGAACATGTTTTCGACCGATTCAAAACCCATACGACGGGGACGCGTCACCGCGGCGTGGGATTGGGTCTTTCGATCGTGCGCTCCTTCGTCGAACTGCATGGCGGGCGAGTCGAGATCGATACGGCGCCAGGCGAAGGCACGACCGTGACTTGCATCTTTCCGGCACAAGATGCCAAGTTGAACTAA
- a CDS encoding tRNA (adenosine(37)-N6)-threonylcarbamoyltransferase complex ATPase subunit type 1 TsaE, whose translation MAAETVREAGSETTIWMRDLEEEAEIVALAADVAALVGPGDLVTLSGDLGAGKTAFARALIRLLTDEPDLEVPSPAFTLMQVYEGENFPIVHADFYRIEKPQELVELGFEESCEDALVLVEWPERAGDLLGADRLDIGLKLDKDRRQSYRAVTLTGMGSFAPRLARAKAIHDVLERSGWSGAEREPMRTDASTRSYERLVKSDGQGAILMISPARADGPPLRYGKPYSAIAKLAEDIRPFIAIDQGLRDLGHSAPEIFAFDVAAGLAIIEDLGNQPLVDEDSIIEERYAVAVTALAHLHAANLPDTLPVDGGEIYRVPIYDVDALSIEVELLLDWYIPYVACQQLASGAKATFINLWRQAVQDVLAARPTWTLRDYHSPNLLWLAEREGIARVGVLDFQDCVLGHAAYDVVSLLQDARVDVSEEAELRLLVHYARLRRETDPSFDMASFARAYAILGAQRATKILGIFVRLDERDHKPHYLAHLPRLEKYLAKDLNHPALAELKLWFETHLPQIFSRAF comes from the coding sequence ATGGCCGCTGAGACGGTCCGGGAAGCCGGTTCCGAGACGACGATCTGGATGAGGGATCTCGAAGAAGAAGCAGAGATCGTCGCGCTTGCTGCCGACGTTGCAGCGTTAGTCGGTCCGGGCGATCTCGTGACCTTGTCTGGCGACCTCGGCGCCGGAAAAACGGCTTTCGCGCGCGCCCTGATTCGACTTCTGACCGATGAACCCGACCTTGAAGTGCCAAGCCCCGCCTTTACCCTGATGCAGGTCTACGAGGGCGAGAATTTCCCGATCGTTCATGCCGATTTTTATCGCATCGAGAAGCCGCAGGAGCTTGTGGAATTGGGATTCGAGGAGAGCTGCGAAGACGCTCTCGTTTTAGTCGAATGGCCCGAACGCGCCGGCGACTTGTTGGGTGCCGACAGGCTCGACATCGGTTTGAAGCTCGATAAGGACCGCCGCCAAAGCTATCGCGCCGTGACTCTGACCGGAATGGGCTCCTTTGCTCCGCGTCTCGCGCGCGCAAAAGCGATTCACGACGTTCTGGAGCGCAGCGGCTGGAGCGGCGCCGAACGCGAGCCGATGCGGACCGATGCTTCGACCCGCAGCTATGAGCGCCTGGTCAAATCGGATGGGCAGGGCGCAATTTTGATGATCTCGCCGGCCCGTGCGGATGGTCCGCCCTTACGCTATGGCAAGCCCTATAGCGCCATTGCGAAGCTCGCCGAGGACATCCGGCCCTTTATCGCCATCGACCAAGGCTTACGCGACTTAGGCCACTCGGCGCCCGAAATCTTTGCGTTTGATGTCGCGGCCGGTCTCGCCATCATCGAAGACCTCGGCAATCAGCCCCTGGTCGACGAAGACAGCATCATCGAGGAACGCTACGCCGTCGCGGTGACCGCGCTCGCCCATTTGCATGCTGCGAATCTTCCCGACACCTTGCCCGTCGATGGCGGCGAGATCTATCGGGTTCCGATCTACGATGTCGATGCATTGTCCATCGAAGTCGAACTGCTGCTTGACTGGTACATCCCCTACGTCGCCTGCCAGCAACTGGCCTCCGGCGCAAAAGCCACCTTCATCAATCTTTGGCGTCAGGCCGTGCAAGACGTCCTTGCGGCGCGGCCGACCTGGACGCTGCGGGACTATCACTCGCCCAATCTGCTTTGGCTCGCCGAACGCGAAGGCATTGCCAGGGTCGGCGTCCTCGATTTTCAGGACTGCGTCCTAGGCCATGCAGCCTATGATGTCGTGTCGCTTTTGCAGGACGCCCGCGTCGACGTTTCCGAGGAAGCCGAACTGCGGTTGCTCGTGCATTACGCCCGGCTCAGGCGGGAGACTGATCCGAGCTTCGATATGGCCTCCTTTGCCCGCGCCTATGCGATCTTGGGTGCCCAGCGTGCGACGAAGATCCTGGGCATTTTCGTCCGGCTGGACGAGCGCGACCACAAACCGCACTATCTCGCGCATCTTCCGCGGCTCGAGAAATATCTCGCGAAGGATCTCAACCATCCGGCTTTGGCCGAGCTCAAACTCTGGTTTGAGACGCATCTGCCACAAATATTTAGTCGGGCGTTCTAA
- a CDS encoding mannose-1-phosphate guanylyltransferase, which produces MVFAAGLGTRMRPLSDVTPKPLIKVAGKPLIDHMLDRFAVAGVETAIVNVHHLARQIIAHLADRKVPEIVVSDESEMLLDQGGGIAKALPLLGREAFFIANTDAFWIEGPADNLRRLAAAWNPDQMDILLLVAAVTASVGAETSGDFKMAPDGRLVRRGEHEIAPFVYTGVGIIKPALFETEKRAIFPLAPYFFEAAKKGRLFGQRLDGLWLHVGTPQAIEEAERKIAHGLV; this is translated from the coding sequence ATGGTCTTCGCTGCGGGACTCGGCACAAGGATGCGGCCCTTGAGCGACGTGACGCCGAAGCCATTGATCAAAGTGGCGGGCAAGCCGCTGATCGACCACATGCTAGACCGTTTTGCCGTCGCCGGGGTTGAGACCGCCATTGTCAATGTGCATCATCTGGCTCGCCAGATCATCGCGCATCTGGCCGACCGCAAGGTCCCCGAGATTGTCGTCTCGGACGAAAGCGAAATGCTTCTCGATCAAGGCGGAGGGATTGCCAAAGCTCTGCCTCTGCTCGGCCGGGAGGCGTTTTTCATCGCCAACACCGATGCGTTCTGGATTGAGGGCCCGGCGGACAATTTGCGGCGTCTCGCGGCGGCCTGGAATCCGGACCAGATGGACATATTGCTGCTCGTCGCCGCGGTGACCGCCAGTGTCGGCGCGGAAACCTCCGGAGATTTCAAGATGGCGCCGGACGGCCGCCTCGTCCGACGCGGGGAGCATGAGATCGCGCCTTTCGTCTATACCGGCGTCGGAATCATCAAACCCGCCCTTTTCGAAACCGAAAAGCGAGCGATCTTTCCGTTGGCGCCATACTTTTTCGAGGCGGCCAAGAAAGGCCGGCTGTTCGGGCAAAGGCTCGATGGCCTGTGGCTGCATGTCGGTACGCCGCAGGCGATCGAGGAAGCAGAACGAAAGATTGCGCACGGCTTGGTTTGA
- a CDS encoding GNAT family N-acetyltransferase: protein MIEAVITIRNAREGDAEGIAEVHDAAWRDAYRGIIPGRELERMIARRGPHWWHLAIKRGSRLLVLDFDETIGGYASYGRNRVPSLQYGGEIFELYIAPEFQGLGFGTRLFDLARKDLAEHGYDSFLVWALADNDRAVQFYTRLGGKNVRQANERFGSETRARIAFAFD, encoded by the coding sequence ATGATTGAGGCAGTCATCACCATCAGAAACGCGCGCGAAGGCGATGCCGAAGGGATCGCCGAGGTGCACGACGCCGCTTGGCGCGATGCCTATCGCGGCATTATTCCCGGCCGTGAGCTTGAACGGATGATCGCCCGGCGCGGACCGCATTGGTGGCACTTGGCCATCAAGCGGGGATCGCGCCTTCTGGTACTGGATTTCGACGAAACCATCGGCGGCTATGCGAGCTATGGGCGCAATCGCGTTCCTTCCCTGCAGTACGGCGGGGAAATTTTCGAACTCTATATCGCGCCGGAATTTCAGGGACTGGGATTCGGAACAAGGCTTTTCGACTTGGCCCGAAAGGACCTCGCCGAACATGGCTATGATTCATTTCTGGTTTGGGCCTTGGCCGACAATGATCGGGCGGTGCAGTTCTACACCCGGCTTGGGGGAAAGAACGTGCGGCAGGCCAATGAGCGATTCGGCTCGGAGACGCGCGCGCGCATCGCATTTGCGTTCGACTAG
- a CDS encoding inorganic diphosphatase — protein MQLDEISVGNNPPYEVNVLIEVPIGGEPIKYELDKKAGVLVVDRFLYTSMRYPGNYGFIPHTLSEDGDPCDVIIANTRAIVPGAIMSCKVVGVLLMRDEAGQDEKIIAVPSAKLTKRYQNIENFTDLPEITLSQFEHFFAHYKDLEPGKWVKIERWGDAEEARRIILKSIERAAGK, from the coding sequence ATGCAGCTCGATGAGATTTCCGTCGGCAATAATCCGCCTTACGAAGTCAATGTTCTTATCGAAGTGCCGATCGGCGGCGAGCCGATCAAATATGAACTGGATAAGAAAGCGGGAGTTCTTGTCGTGGATCGGTTCCTCTACACGTCGATGCGGTATCCGGGGAATTATGGCTTCATCCCTCATACCTTGTCGGAGGATGGAGATCCCTGCGATGTGATCATCGCCAACACCCGTGCGATTGTTCCGGGAGCCATTATGAGTTGCAAGGTGGTCGGCGTCCTCCTCATGCGGGACGAGGCCGGGCAGGATGAAAAGATCATCGCTGTTCCATCTGCGAAGCTGACGAAACGCTATCAGAATATCGAGAACTTCACGGATCTTCCGGAAATTACGCTCAGTCAATTCGAGCATTTCTTTGCCCATTACAAGGATCTCGAGCCGGGCAAATGGGTCAAGATCGAGCGTTGGGGTGACGCCGAGGAGGCGCGTCGGATCATTCTTAAATCCATTGAAAGGGCAGCTGGGAAATAA
- the metW gene encoding methionine biosynthesis protein MetW has product MASARVDLLLVADMVEAKSRVLDVGCGDGTLLRLLSEDKGVDARGIELSQRGVNDCVAKGLSVIQGDADTDLADYPDNAFDYVILSQTLQATRNPRTVLEHMLRIGRHAIVSFPNFGHWRIRYQVAIGGRMPLTRNLSCSWYETPNIHFCTIRDFISLVNEIDARIERGVALDRFGAPLKYSEPWIWNFFGEQGVFRLARKKK; this is encoded by the coding sequence ATGGCCTCGGCGCGCGTCGATCTTCTGCTCGTCGCGGATATGGTGGAAGCGAAGAGCCGCGTCCTCGACGTCGGCTGCGGCGACGGCACGCTGCTGCGGCTGCTCAGCGAGGACAAAGGGGTTGATGCCCGCGGGATCGAGCTGTCTCAACGCGGCGTCAACGATTGCGTCGCCAAAGGTCTATCGGTCATTCAGGGCGACGCCGACACCGACCTTGCCGACTATCCGGATAATGCCTTCGATTATGTGATTCTGTCGCAAACCTTGCAGGCAACGCGCAACCCCCGCACCGTGTTGGAACATATGTTGCGCATCGGCCGGCATGCGATCGTGTCGTTTCCGAATTTCGGCCATTGGCGCATTCGCTACCAGGTGGCCATTGGCGGACGGATGCCGCTGACGCGCAATCTTTCCTGTTCCTGGTACGAGACGCCGAATATCCATTTCTGCACGATCCGCGATTTCATCTCGCTTGTGAATGAAATCGACGCGCGGATCGAGCGCGGTGTGGCGCTCGATCGTTTCGGAGCGCCGCTTAAATATAGCGAGCCCTGGATCTGGAATTTTTTTGGCGAACAGGGCGTGTTCCGTCTCGCCCGCAAGAAAAAATAG
- a CDS encoding homoserine O-acetyltransferase → MHFVPASRATGLREVDAPHSLVVHFGADRPLQTDAGIALSPLTIAYQTYGTLNAKKSNAVLVCHALTGDQHVANEHPITGKSGWWHTMVGPGRPIDTDRYFVISSNVVGGCMGTTGPASLNPATGRPYGLDLPIVTIRDMVRAQAMLIDHLGIDMLFCVAGGSMGGMQVLQWVASYPERVFAAMPIATAARHSSQNIAFHEVGRQAVMADPDWRQGRYLEEGVIPTKGLAVARMAAHITYLSDDALQSKFGRKLQDRSAPTFSFDADFQIENYLRYQGTSFVDRFDANSYLYVTRACDYFDLAADYGGSLAYAFKGAKTRFCVVSFNSDWLYPTQASRAIVHALNAGGASVSFVDIETDRGHDAFLLDTPEFIATSRGFLEAAARAMGIAPAKPGSS, encoded by the coding sequence GTGCATTTTGTTCCGGCCAGTAGAGCGACGGGTCTTCGCGAAGTCGATGCGCCGCACAGCCTCGTCGTGCATTTCGGCGCCGATCGTCCCTTGCAGACGGATGCAGGGATCGCGCTGAGCCCCTTGACGATCGCCTACCAAACCTATGGCACGCTCAATGCCAAGAAATCGAATGCGGTCCTCGTGTGTCATGCGCTCACCGGCGACCAGCATGTCGCCAATGAACATCCGATCACGGGCAAGTCCGGCTGGTGGCATACCATGGTGGGGCCGGGCCGCCCCATCGACACCGACCGCTATTTCGTCATTTCTTCGAATGTCGTTGGCGGCTGCATGGGTACCACCGGCCCGGCTTCGCTCAATCCGGCGACAGGCCGGCCCTATGGCCTTGATCTTCCGATCGTCACCATCCGGGACATGGTCCGGGCGCAAGCGATGCTCATCGATCATCTGGGCATCGACATGCTGTTCTGCGTTGCCGGTGGCTCGATGGGCGGCATGCAGGTCTTGCAATGGGTCGCGAGCTATCCGGAGCGGGTCTTTGCCGCGATGCCCATCGCGACCGCGGCCCGCCACTCCTCCCAAAACATCGCCTTTCATGAGGTCGGGCGGCAAGCCGTGATGGCCGATCCGGATTGGCGTCAGGGCCGCTATCTCGAAGAGGGTGTCATTCCAACCAAGGGGCTCGCGGTCGCCAGAATGGCGGCCCACATCACCTATCTGTCGGATGATGCCTTGCAGAGCAAGTTTGGCCGCAAATTGCAGGACCGCAGCGCGCCCACTTTTTCGTTCGATGCGGATTTCCAAATCGAGAACTATCTTCGCTATCAAGGCACGAGTTTTGTCGACCGCTTCGATGCCAATTCCTACCTCTATGTGACCCGGGCCTGCGATTACTTCGATCTCGCCGCGGATTATGGCGGCTCTCTCGCCTACGCCTTCAAGGGCGCCAAGACGCGCTTTTGCGTGGTGTCCTTCAATTCCGATTGGCTCTATCCGACGCAAGCCTCGCGCGCGATCGTTCACGCCTTGAATGCGGGGGGCGCCTCGGTTTCTTTCGTCGACATCGAGACCGACCGTGGCCATGATGCATTTTTGTTGGATACGCCTGAGTTCATTGCGACCTCGCGCGGATTTCTCGAGGCCGCAGCACGGGCCATGGGCATCGCGCCAGCCAAACCCGGGTCGAGCTGA
- a CDS encoding aspartate 1-decarboxylase, translated as MRKVIGGKLHGIRVTDANLDYHGSITLDPDHCEAAGILPLEFVEIWNKHSGARISTYVILGERGSRCCIVNGAAARTCQPGDELIICSSVFLPSESIVGLDPAVVTLDEDNNIVETLRYAVSLDDLGRYQFAILDGQGAKLKVPLKAAAVKTKAR; from the coding sequence ATGCGAAAGGTCATTGGCGGCAAGCTTCATGGCATCCGTGTCACTGATGCAAACCTCGACTACCACGGCTCGATCACGCTTGATCCCGATCATTGCGAAGCTGCCGGCATTCTGCCGCTCGAATTCGTCGAGATCTGGAACAAGCACTCCGGCGCGCGGATTTCGACCTATGTGATCCTAGGCGAACGGGGTTCGCGCTGCTGCATCGTCAATGGGGCGGCGGCACGGACCTGCCAGCCGGGCGACGAACTGATCATTTGCAGTTCAGTCTTCTTGCCGAGCGAAAGCATCGTTGGGCTCGACCCGGCCGTGGTGACGTTGGACGAAGACAACAATATCGTTGAAACTTTGCGATACGCCGTCAGCCTTGACGATTTAGGGCGGTATCAGTTCGCGATTCTCGACGGGCAAGGAGCCAAGCTCAAGGTCCCCTTGAAGGCCGCCGCCGTTAAAACAAAGGCGCGCTGA
- a CDS encoding 3-methylcrotonyl-CoA carboxylase gives MFSKILIANRGEIACRIIRTARPLGIATVAVYSDADEAAMHVALADEAVFIGPAPARESYLDGEKILTAARLCGAQAIHPGYGFLSENAEFADACRAEGFTFVGPPSAAIRAMGDKAQAKTLMEKAGVPLVPGYHRDGQDPARLVEEASAIGYPVLLKPAAGGGGKGMKIAGSPSDFMSQLESAKREAASAFGDDRILIEKYLPHARHVEVQVFADSQQNFVHLFDRDCSIQRRHQKIIEEAPAPGLSAELRRAMAEAAISAARAVGYVGAGTVEFLLSPDGEFYFLEMNTRLQVEHPVTEMITGIDLVAWQIQVAAGVALPLSQEQISVNGHAIEARLYAEDPRRDFLPQAGRVERLDFPEAGPHVRVDAGVRAGDTIPVDYDPMIAKLIVWGSDRDSALLRLQAALADIRIVGPATNLSFLRSIAAHAAFNRALPDTAFVERYRDDLLAPLKPAEDQILAMAVIGLLLMRAAEANDAAQRTRDPASPWNSQIGWRLNEDARETLRLHEISLNGAEPSTIGITYLRKGWRLDFQHTGSIHVAGSLAPDGRLIVDLEGHRLKALFMRSGREIIVFSGAEPEHRFLLEDKSAETKGRDERPGRLTSPMPGRIAALLVETGARVEANQPVMVLEAMKMEHMLRAPKSGIVKEFRFKLGDQVAEGIELALFEADVPSEPSG, from the coding sequence ATGTTTTCCAAAATCCTGATCGCCAATCGCGGTGAGATCGCCTGCCGGATCATACGCACGGCACGCCCGCTCGGTATTGCGACCGTGGCCGTCTATTCCGACGCCGACGAAGCGGCGATGCATGTCGCGCTTGCCGATGAAGCTGTTTTCATCGGACCGGCACCGGCGCGCGAAAGCTATCTCGATGGGGAGAAGATCTTGACGGCGGCGCGCCTTTGCGGCGCGCAGGCGATCCACCCTGGCTATGGGTTTTTGTCGGAAAATGCAGAGTTCGCGGATGCCTGCCGCGCGGAAGGTTTTACTTTTGTCGGCCCGCCAAGCGCGGCGATCCGGGCGATGGGCGACAAAGCGCAAGCCAAGACCTTGATGGAAAAGGCCGGGGTTCCCTTGGTGCCCGGCTATCATAGGGACGGACAAGACCCCGCCCGGCTCGTCGAGGAAGCGTCGGCGATCGGCTATCCGGTCTTGCTCAAACCTGCGGCGGGTGGCGGCGGCAAAGGCATGAAAATCGCCGGGAGCCCGTCGGATTTCATGTCGCAGCTGGAAAGCGCGAAACGCGAGGCCGCTTCTGCTTTCGGTGACGATCGCATTCTCATTGAAAAATACCTGCCCCACGCACGTCATGTCGAAGTCCAGGTTTTCGCGGACAGCCAGCAGAATTTCGTTCACCTCTTCGACCGCGATTGTTCGATCCAGCGCCGGCATCAAAAGATTATTGAGGAGGCCCCGGCGCCCGGCCTTTCCGCTGAACTGCGCCGGGCGATGGCGGAAGCTGCTATATCGGCAGCCCGCGCGGTCGGCTATGTCGGCGCCGGCACGGTCGAGTTTTTACTGTCCCCTGATGGTGAATTCTATTTTCTTGAAATGAATACGCGGCTTCAGGTCGAGCATCCGGTCACGGAAATGATCACCGGGATCGATCTCGTCGCATGGCAGATTCAAGTGGCGGCAGGCGTCGCGCTGCCACTGTCCCAAGAGCAAATCTCGGTGAACGGCCATGCGATCGAGGCGCGCCTCTACGCTGAGGATCCGCGGCGCGATTTTTTGCCGCAAGCCGGACGTGTCGAGCGGCTCGATTTCCCCGAGGCTGGGCCGCATGTCCGGGTTGATGCCGGGGTCCGCGCGGGCGACACGATCCCGGTCGATTATGACCCCATGATCGCTAAACTGATCGTCTGGGGGAGCGACCGCGACAGCGCCCTTCTTCGGTTACAGGCGGCGCTCGCAGACATCCGCATCGTCGGGCCCGCGACCAATCTTTCGTTTCTGCGCTCGATTGCAGCGCATGCGGCCTTCAACCGGGCTTTGCCGGACACAGCTTTTGTCGAGCGCTATCGAGACGATCTTCTGGCGCCACTAAAACCTGCGGAAGACCAGATTTTGGCGATGGCCGTCATCGGTCTTCTCCTTATGCGGGCCGCCGAGGCAAACGACGCGGCACAACGCACACGTGACCCCGCAAGTCCCTGGAACAGCCAGATTGGCTGGCGCCTGAACGAGGATGCACGGGAGACCTTGCGTTTGCATGAGATTTCACTCAACGGCGCCGAACCGAGCACAATCGGAATTACCTATCTGCGTAAGGGGTGGCGGCTCGACTTTCAGCACACAGGCTCGATCCACGTGGCAGGCTCGTTGGCGCCCGATGGACGTCTCATCGTCGATTTGGAGGGTCATCGCCTCAAGGCGCTCTTTATGCGGTCTGGCCGGGAAATCATCGTTTTTTCAGGAGCTGAGCCCGAGCATCGGTTTTTGTTGGAAGACAAGAGCGCAGAGACGAAGGGGCGCGATGAACGGCCGGGGCGGCTCACTTCTCCCATGCCGGGCCGAATTGCGGCGCTCCTGGTCGAAACGGGCGCCCGCGTGGAGGCGAACCAGCCGGTGATGGTGCTGGAAGCGATGAAAATGGAGCATATGCTGCGGGCGCCGAAAAGCGGGATCGTCAAGGAATTCAGGTTCAAGCTGGGCGATCAGGTGGCCGAGGGCATAGAACTCGCTTTGTTCGAGGCCGACGTCCCGTCCGAGCCTTCTGGATGA